In Humulus lupulus chromosome 6, drHumLupu1.1, whole genome shotgun sequence, a single genomic region encodes these proteins:
- the LOC133782241 gene encoding hypothetical protein At1g04090-like → MGNSSSALPIKTVFKLSSPLPSWPPGEGFAKGTIDLGELEVCQITSFNKVWSATKGGPDNLGATFYEPEPVPEGFHLLGFYCQPNNKPLFGWALAAKETTNNGSSSVLTQPIDYTLIWSSTSRNIKGDGNGYLWLPTPPEGYKAAGIVVTNTPQKPSLDKVRCVRSDLTEPCEDETWVWGQKKEPSSDEANGFDVYSLRPTNRGMESPGVRIGTFTVRNGGSSTSAVTSTLACLKNGNPNKYSSMPNLEQVEALFRAYSPLIYFHPDEKFLPSSVNWYFDNGALLYRKGEELTQPVGIKIEHDGSNLPVGGANDGSFWLDLPVDKDAKEKVKKGDLSSAQVYLHPKPMLGSTFTDIGIWLFFPFNGPARAKVGPLDIPLGKIGEHIGDWEHLTLRVSNFNGELWLLYFSQHSKGQWVEASELEFGGGNKPVAYASLNGHALYRKPGTVMQGVGELGIRNDAAKSKFVMDTEKGFSVVAGEYLGSAIVEPTWLNYLRKWGPRIVYDSADELEKIQNALPGNVKLPSEILGEDGPTGPKLKRSWSGDEVI, encoded by the exons ATGGGAAATTCTTCCTCTGCTTTGCCCATTAAAACTGTTTTCAAGCTTTCATCTCCGCTACCCTCTTGGCCACCAG GTGAAGGTTTTGCTAAAGGAACCATAGATTTGGGAGAGCTTGAAGTTTGTCAAATAACAAGTTTCAACAAAGTTTGGTCAGCCACTAAGGGAGGACCAGACAACCTTGGGGCGACCTTCTACGAGCCCGAGCCCGTTCCAGAAGGCTTCCACTTGTTAGGATTTTACTGCCAACCCAACAACAAGCCCCTCTTCGGATGGGCACTAGCTGCCAAAGAAACTACTAATAATGGCTCATCATCAGTTCTAACGCAACCAATTGACTACACTCTCATTTGGAGCAGCACGTCTCGCAACATAAAGGGAGATGGCAACGGCTACCTTTGGCTGCCGACTCCTCCAGAGGGCTACAAAGCTGCTGGCATCGTTGTCACCAACACACCACAAAAGCCGTCCCTCGACAAGGTCCGATGTGTACGTTCGGACCTTACGGAGCCCTGCGAGGACGAGACGTGGGTCTGGGGACAGAAAAAGGAACCAAGCAGCGACGAAGCAAATGGTTTTGATGTCTACAGTCTTCGCCCAACAAACAGAGGGATGGAATCTCCTGGAGTGAGGATTGGTACATTCACTGTTCGAAACGGGGGAAGTAGTACAAGTGCAGTAACTTCAACCTTGGCTTGTTTGAAGAACGGGAATCCTAACAAGTATTCATCGATGCCTAATTTGGAGCAGGTTGAGGCATTGTTTCGAGCTTACTCTCCTTTGATCTACTTTCATCCAGACGAAAAGTTCCTTCCTTCTTCAGTAAACTGGTACTTTGATAACGGAGCACTTTTATACAGAAAGGGAGAAGAATTGACACAACCCGTTGGGATCAAAATCGAACACGATGGGTCAAACCTCCCTGTAGGTGGGGCAAACGACGGGTCGTTTTGGCTGGACTTACCGGTGGACAAAGATGCAAAAGAGAAAGTGAAAAAGGGAGATTTGAGTAGTGCTCAAGTTTACTTACACCCCAAACCAATGTTGGGGTCCACGTTCACCGACATAGGGATATGGTTGTTCTTCCCCTTTAATGGTCCAGCAAGAGCTAAGGTGGGGCCTCTTGATATCCCTTTGGGGAAAATCGGCGAACACATAGGAGACTGGGAGCACTTGACGCTCAGAGTCAGCAATTTTAACGGAGAGTTATGGCTTCTCTACTTTTCCCAGCACAGCAAAGGTCAATGGGTCGAAGCTTCCGAACTCGAATTCGGTGGTGGCAATAAGCCGGTGGCCTACGCGTCTCTTAACGGCCATGCGCTTTACCGAAAGCCGGGTACAGTTATGCAAGGAGTTGGGGAGCTTGGAATAAGGAATGATGCTGCCAAGAGCAAATTTGTTATGGACACGGAGAAAGGGTTCTCAGTTGTGGCGGGTGAGTATCTGGGGTCTGCCATAGTTGAGCCGACATGGCTAAATTATTTGAGGAAATGGGGTCCGAGAATTGTTTACGACTCGGCCGATGAGTTGGAGAAGATTCAGAATGCTTTGCCTGGGAATGTTAAGTTGCCCAGTGAAATATTAGGGGAGGATGGTCCAACGGGTCCCAAACTCAAGCGCAGTTGGAGCGGGGATGAAgtgatatga